Proteins from one Bacteroidota bacterium genomic window:
- a CDS encoding GWxTD domain-containing protein, with protein sequence MGCLATDRWILARWAACALFVSLCWATPEAHAQEEYRSGLSGRAAYQPEFDVDAVSVRGEDGRTETRLDVYTKVPYQSLRFLSQDSGFGARYSVSVDIYRTDSEGKVQGLVRSRMWERTVDAPEYEVTQSDTLYDYATQSLRLTPGTYALEVQVEDAASSRTFLRELPLDVRAFDAPISMSDLLLADRYDAEQQTIFPNVSNAIGTDSDEFTLFYEIYADREQPLQVHYEVVKQNRERRRPEILRPLLGLPTKESEERDPDFRTTETLTVQPGRNPATLTLETDPFGSGNYMFTVRLESEAGVVVAAASKAFTVRWMGLDEQIADLESAVAQLRYIAKDRDLRAIRNAETSEEQFRAFESFWEKRDPTPGTRRNERMEEYYFRVSFANRNYGRFEDNGWNTDRGEVFIRFGEPDFVERHPFSYGDKPYQVWYYNRIGRRFIFVDDTGFGDFELLVPIWDERTRM encoded by the coding sequence ATGGGTTGCCTTGCCACAGACCGATGGATCCTCGCGCGCTGGGCCGCCTGCGCGCTTTTCGTCTCCCTCTGCTGGGCGACGCCCGAAGCCCACGCCCAGGAAGAGTACCGGAGCGGTCTCAGTGGCCGCGCGGCCTACCAGCCCGAGTTCGACGTGGACGCGGTGAGCGTCCGGGGCGAAGACGGACGCACGGAGACCCGCCTCGACGTTTACACCAAGGTGCCCTACCAGAGCCTGCGCTTTCTGAGCCAGGACAGCGGGTTCGGCGCGCGCTACAGCGTCTCGGTGGACATCTACCGGACCGACAGCGAGGGCAAGGTTCAGGGGCTCGTCCGCAGCCGGATGTGGGAGCGCACCGTCGACGCGCCCGAGTACGAGGTGACGCAGTCCGACACGCTCTACGACTACGCTACGCAGTCGCTCCGCCTCACACCGGGCACCTACGCGCTCGAAGTGCAGGTCGAGGACGCGGCCTCCAGCCGGACCTTCCTGCGCGAGCTTCCGCTCGACGTCCGCGCCTTCGACGCCCCCATATCGATGAGCGATCTCCTGCTCGCCGACCGCTACGACGCCGAGCAGCAGACCATCTTCCCCAACGTCTCGAACGCCATCGGCACCGACAGCGACGAGTTTACGCTGTTCTACGAGATCTACGCCGACCGGGAGCAGCCCCTCCAGGTCCACTACGAGGTGGTGAAGCAGAACCGGGAGCGCCGCCGTCCCGAAATCCTGCGCCCCCTCCTCGGCCTCCCGACGAAGGAGAGCGAGGAGCGCGACCCGGACTTCCGAACTACCGAGACGCTCACCGTCCAGCCCGGCCGCAACCCTGCCACCCTGACGCTCGAGACCGACCCGTTCGGCTCGGGCAATTATATGTTCACCGTCCGTCTCGAAAGCGAAGCCGGCGTGGTCGTGGCGGCGGCGTCGAAGGCGTTCACGGTCCGCTGGATGGGCCTCGACGAGCAGATCGCGGACCTCGAAAGCGCCGTCGCGCAGCTCCGCTACATCGCCAAAGACCGCGACCTCCGGGCGATCCGCAACGCCGAAACCTCGGAGGAGCAGTTCCGCGCCTTCGAGAGCTTCTGGGAGAAGCGCGACCCCACGCCCGGCACGCGGCGCAACGAGCGCATGGAGGAATACTACTTCCGCGTCTCGTTCGCCAACCGTAACTACGGCCGCTTCGAGGACAACGGCTGGAACACGGACCGGGGCGAGGTCTTCATCCGCTTCGGCGAGCCGGACTTCGTCGAGCGCCACCCGTTCAGCTACGGCGACAAGCCCTACCAGGTGTGGTACTACAACCGCATCGGCCGCCGCTTCATCTTCGTCGACGACACGGGCTTCGGCGACTTCGAACTGCTGGTCCCGATCTGGGACGAGCGGACGCGGATGTAA
- the fmt gene encoding methionyl-tRNA formyltransferase: protein MPAPRIVFMGTPDFAVPSLDALVEAGMPPVAVVTVPDRARGRGQQVQPSAAKRAAERHGIDVLQPDDLRDPAFAEALGALEPDIIAVVAFRILPPEVYGVARQGAFNLHASLLPQYRGAAPINRAIMAGEIETGVTTFLLQPKVDTGDTLLMRRLGIGPDETAGELHDRLAALGAEVVVETAEHLASGTAEALRQDEARVSYAPKLFREDTEIDWSRPAAAVHNLVRGLSPYPAAWTTHGDTLLKLYRTCPAKGSGEPGEVIEAEGECLVVACGERAVEVLELQREGKAKMSAEEFLRGYSFRPGERLG, encoded by the coding sequence ATGCCTGCGCCTCGAATCGTCTTCATGGGCACGCCCGACTTCGCCGTCCCATCGCTCGACGCGCTCGTCGAGGCCGGGATGCCGCCGGTGGCGGTCGTCACGGTGCCGGACCGGGCGCGGGGGCGCGGGCAGCAGGTGCAGCCCTCGGCCGCCAAGCGCGCCGCCGAGCGCCACGGGATCGACGTGCTCCAGCCCGACGACCTGCGCGACCCCGCCTTCGCCGAGGCCCTGGGTGCGCTGGAGCCAGACATTATCGCGGTCGTCGCGTTCCGCATCCTCCCGCCCGAAGTCTACGGTGTGGCTCGGCAGGGGGCGTTCAACCTCCACGCATCGCTCCTGCCGCAGTACCGGGGCGCGGCCCCGATCAACCGCGCCATCATGGCCGGCGAGATCGAGACCGGCGTGACGACGTTCCTGCTCCAGCCCAAAGTCGACACCGGTGACACGCTCCTGATGCGGCGTCTCGGGATTGGGCCGGACGAGACAGCGGGCGAACTGCACGACCGCCTCGCGGCGCTTGGGGCCGAGGTCGTCGTCGAGACCGCCGAGCACCTCGCCTCGGGCACGGCCGAGGCGCTGAGGCAGGACGAGGCCCGGGTCAGCTACGCGCCCAAGCTCTTCCGCGAGGACACCGAGATCGACTGGTCGCGCCCGGCGGCCGCGGTCCACAACCTCGTGCGTGGCCTCTCGCCCTACCCGGCCGCGTGGACGACGCACGGCGACACGCTCCTGAAGCTCTACCGGACGTGCCCCGCGAAGGGCTCGGGCGAGCCGGGCGAGGTGATCGAGGCCGAGGGCGAGTGCCTCGTCGTCGCCTGTGGCGAGCGGGCGGTCGAGGTGCTGGAGCTCCAGCGCGAAGGCAAAGCGAAAATGAGCGCCGAGGAGTTCCTGCGCGGCTACAGCTTCCGCCCCGGCGAACGACTTGGGTGA
- the hprK gene encoding HPr(Ser) kinase/phosphatase — protein MRSPEPFKKESISVAFLVEQLRELLRVDVEAVNEVDASERVVVESSLNRPGLALAGYTDLFTHERVQVLGNTECQYLAHLGADARRAAFGRLVQFGIPCLFMTESNGLPADLVEMATDAGIPAYSTPVPSTEFMHHLRDFLEDQFALQQTVHSSLVDVYGIGLLLVGKSGIGKSEVALDLVERGHRLVADDVVVVTKKSEGVLMGSGTELTQHFMEIRGLGIVDVRAMFGIRAIRFQKRVEVVVAMEVWDPDQEYTRIGMVDASREILGVPLPLVRLPIVPGKNMTVICEVIAMNHLLQHYGYDPAQVFARRLADRIRSKEAGDPEGSPARPRRNTEWFEHDTE, from the coding sequence ATGCGCAGTCCTGAGCCGTTCAAGAAAGAGTCGATCTCCGTCGCGTTCCTCGTAGAGCAGCTCCGCGAACTGCTCAGGGTGGACGTCGAGGCGGTCAACGAGGTCGACGCCTCGGAGCGCGTCGTGGTCGAGAGCAGCCTGAACCGGCCGGGCCTCGCGCTCGCGGGCTACACCGACCTCTTCACGCACGAGCGCGTCCAGGTGCTCGGCAACACCGAGTGCCAGTACCTCGCCCACCTCGGCGCGGACGCCCGGCGCGCCGCGTTCGGCCGCCTCGTGCAGTTCGGCATCCCATGCCTGTTCATGACCGAGAGCAACGGGCTCCCCGCCGACCTCGTCGAGATGGCGACCGACGCGGGGATCCCCGCCTACTCGACCCCAGTGCCCTCGACCGAGTTCATGCACCACCTCCGCGACTTCCTCGAGGACCAGTTCGCGCTCCAGCAGACCGTCCACAGCTCGCTCGTGGACGTCTACGGGATCGGCCTGCTGCTCGTCGGCAAGAGCGGGATCGGGAAGTCCGAGGTCGCCCTCGACCTCGTCGAGCGCGGGCACCGGCTCGTGGCCGACGACGTGGTGGTGGTGACGAAGAAGAGCGAGGGCGTGCTGATGGGCTCGGGGACGGAGCTGACGCAGCACTTCATGGAGATCCGCGGCCTCGGGATCGTCGACGTGCGGGCCATGTTCGGCATCCGGGCGATCCGGTTCCAGAAGCGCGTCGAGGTGGTGGTGGCGATGGAGGTGTGGGACCCCGACCAGGAATACACGCGCATCGGCATGGTCGATGCGTCGCGCGAGATCCTCGGCGTGCCGCTCCCGCTCGTCCGGCTCCCGATCGTGCCGGGCAAGAACATGACCGTCATCTGCGAGGTGATCGCGATGAACCACCTCCTGCAGCACTACGGCTACGACCCTGCCCAGGTCTTCGCCCGCCGCCTCGCCGACCGCATCCGCTCAAAGGAAGCGGGCGACCCCGAGGGCAGCCCCGCCCGCCCGCGCCGCAACACCGAGTGGTTCGAGCACGACACGGAGTAG
- the rlmD gene encoding 23S rRNA (uracil(1939)-C(5))-methyltransferase RlmD — MTSLPPPPAQKPTRPKKGATLDLKIEKFADRGKSLARLNGYVVFVAGAVPGDTVRARLFKRKRGFGEARIVEVLEESPLRTDPRCEYFWGCGGCKWQHVEYPAQLEAKRQSVAEALAHAGGFEGVEVRPTIGAEEKYYYRNKMEFSFSAQRWLTDREIASGETFDRDFALGLHVPGRFDKVLDLSACYLQSAWSARLVNATRALAKRCGWAPWDVHKKTGYLRHLVLRTPEHTGEKMVNLVTNGYDEARVAEYAGLLRAEFPEATTFVNTVNTGVAQTALGEAMHTVFGSGIVHDRIGDHTFEIAPNAFFQTNTRQAEVLYAVAAAFAEFTPDDLVYDLYCGAGTISLFVAGQVRRVVGVELVEAAVQNARANAAANGVDNCTFVTGDMMKLFTPDFVASHGRPDVLIVDPPRAGLHPKVVEQIGALRPERFVYVSCNPQSQARDLAPLRAHYRIEAVQPVDLFPHTHHVENVVSLRAV; from the coding sequence ATGACGTCCCTGCCTCCACCTCCGGCCCAGAAGCCCACGCGTCCGAAGAAGGGTGCGACGCTCGATCTCAAGATCGAGAAGTTCGCCGACCGGGGCAAGTCGCTCGCGCGCCTGAACGGGTACGTCGTGTTCGTGGCGGGCGCGGTGCCGGGAGACACGGTCCGGGCGCGGCTCTTCAAGCGCAAGCGCGGCTTCGGCGAGGCGCGGATCGTGGAGGTGCTCGAGGAGAGCCCGCTCCGCACCGACCCGCGCTGCGAGTACTTCTGGGGCTGCGGCGGCTGCAAGTGGCAGCACGTCGAGTACCCTGCCCAGCTCGAAGCCAAGCGGCAGAGCGTGGCCGAGGCACTGGCCCACGCCGGCGGATTCGAGGGCGTCGAAGTGCGCCCGACCATCGGGGCCGAAGAGAAATACTACTACCGCAACAAGATGGAGTTTTCCTTCTCGGCGCAGCGCTGGTTGACCGACCGCGAGATCGCCTCCGGCGAGACGTTCGACCGCGACTTCGCGCTCGGCCTCCACGTCCCCGGCCGGTTCGACAAGGTGCTCGACCTCTCGGCGTGCTACCTCCAGAGCGCGTGGAGCGCCCGCCTCGTCAACGCCACGCGCGCGCTCGCCAAGCGGTGCGGGTGGGCACCCTGGGACGTGCACAAGAAGACCGGCTACCTCCGCCACCTCGTCCTCCGCACGCCCGAGCATACCGGCGAGAAGATGGTTAACCTCGTCACCAACGGCTACGACGAGGCGCGCGTCGCCGAGTACGCCGGTCTTCTGCGGGCTGAGTTTCCCGAAGCGACGACGTTCGTCAACACCGTCAACACCGGCGTAGCGCAGACCGCCCTCGGCGAGGCGATGCACACCGTATTCGGCTCCGGCATCGTCCACGACCGGATCGGCGATCACACGTTCGAGATCGCGCCGAACGCGTTTTTCCAGACCAACACGCGCCAGGCGGAGGTGCTCTACGCTGTTGCCGCCGCCTTCGCCGAGTTCACGCCGGACGACCTCGTCTACGACCTCTACTGCGGGGCCGGGACGATCTCGCTCTTCGTCGCCGGCCAGGTCCGCCGCGTCGTCGGGGTGGAGCTCGTCGAGGCGGCCGTGCAGAACGCGAGGGCGAACGCGGCGGCCAACGGCGTGGACAACTGCACGTTCGTGACGGGCGACATGATGAAGCTCTTCACGCCGGACTTCGTCGCTTCGCACGGGCGGCCGGACGTGCTGATCGTGGACCCGCCGCGCGCCGGGCTGCACCCGAAGGTCGTCGAGCAGATCGGGGCGCTCCGGCCCGAGCGGTTCGTCTACGTGAGCTGCAACCCGCAGTCGCAGGCCCGCGACCTCGCGCCGCTGAGGGCGCACTACCGGATCGAAGCCGTGCAGCCCGTCGACCTCTTCCCGCACACGCACCACGTCGAGAACGTCGTCAGCCTGCGCGCGGTGTAG
- a CDS encoding DUF2795 domain-containing protein, producing MYWTLDLAAHLEDAPWPATKEELIDYCDRTGAPLEVRQNLIEMEDDGEPYESIEEIWPDYPVNNDDFYYEDE from the coding sequence ATGTACTGGACTCTGGATCTCGCAGCGCATCTCGAAGATGCCCCCTGGCCGGCGACCAAAGAAGAACTCATCGACTACTGCGACCGCACCGGTGCGCCCCTCGAAGTCAGGCAGAACCTGATCGAGATGGAGGACGACGGCGAGCCGTACGAAAGCATCGAGGAGATCTGGCCCGACTATCCCGTCAACAACGACGACTTCTACTACGAGGACGAGTAG
- a CDS encoding M23 family metallopeptidase, giving the protein MSKNSYYYYDHEACTFVEVQPQRRRFFLQSAVVLALAIVFAGAGMWAVYETSSTPKEVALAQENEALQEQLKANGERFSALSERLDDLAETDRDLYRTIFQADPISDEVRQVGVGGADVSTFDGFSETAGELLQENESTLDKLERQVSLQRTSYDELLTLASQRAEAIPQMPAILPTSGPLTSGFGMRRHPIHRVYKMHAGVDFSVPVGTEIYATGDGIVEFAGVSSGYGYNVRIRHPKVKRVTLYAHLSRIPEGVRPGVAVERGDVIGISGNTGLSTSPHLHYEIRRMGSDEAVNPVYSFAPGVKPSEYQALVQTAESEAMPLD; this is encoded by the coding sequence ATGTCCAAGAACAGCTACTACTACTACGACCACGAGGCGTGCACCTTCGTGGAAGTCCAGCCTCAGCGTCGTAGGTTCTTCCTGCAGTCGGCCGTCGTGCTGGCCCTCGCCATCGTCTTCGCCGGGGCCGGGATGTGGGCGGTCTACGAGACGAGTTCGACGCCGAAGGAGGTCGCGCTCGCGCAGGAGAACGAGGCCCTCCAGGAGCAGCTCAAGGCCAACGGCGAGCGCTTCAGCGCCCTCTCGGAGCGCCTCGACGACCTTGCCGAGACGGACCGCGACCTCTACCGCACCATCTTCCAGGCCGACCCGATCTCGGACGAGGTCCGGCAGGTCGGCGTCGGCGGCGCGGACGTGAGCACCTTCGACGGGTTCAGCGAGACGGCCGGCGAACTGCTCCAGGAGAACGAGTCGACGCTCGACAAGCTCGAGCGCCAGGTGTCGCTTCAGCGCACGAGCTACGACGAACTGCTCACGCTCGCCTCGCAGCGCGCCGAGGCGATCCCGCAGATGCCTGCCATCCTCCCGACCTCCGGCCCGCTCACCTCCGGCTTCGGGATGCGCCGCCACCCGATCCACCGCGTCTACAAGATGCACGCGGGCGTGGACTTCTCGGTCCCCGTCGGCACGGAGATCTACGCCACCGGCGATGGCATCGTCGAGTTCGCCGGCGTCAGTTCTGGCTACGGCTACAACGTCCGCATCCGGCACCCGAAGGTGAAGCGCGTTACGCTCTACGCCCACCTCTCGCGGATTCCCGAGGGCGTCCGCCCCGGCGTCGCCGTCGAGCGCGGCGACGTGATCGGGATCAGCGGCAACACGGGGCTCTCCACGTCGCCGCACCTCCACTACGAGATCCGCCGCATGGGCAGCGACGAGGCCGTCAACCCGGTCTACTCGTTCGCGCCGGGCGTGAAGCCGTCCGAGTACCAGGCGCTCGTGCAGACCGCCGAGAGCGAAGCGATGCCGCTCGACTGA
- a CDS encoding MoxR family ATPase: MTEADITELSERIERESAFAEALVAEVHRVVVGQHELIERLVIGLLSGGHVLLEGVPGLAKTLTVSTLARAISASFQRIQFTPDLLPADLLGTLVYNQQEADFFIKQGPIFAHLILADEINRAPAKVQSALLEAMQERQVTIGESTFPLEEPFLVLATQNPVEQEGTYPLPEAQVDRFMLKVVVDYPTRDQELEIMRRMAAHGAVPEAQPVVEPQQILRARSVLADLYVDERVEGYIVDLVLATREPARYRLAEAATLIAYGASPRASIYLNRAARAHAFLQRRAYVTPEDVRAVALDVLRHRVSVTYEAEAEEVTSEQLVRQILDTVEVP, encoded by the coding sequence ATGACCGAAGCAGACATCACCGAACTCTCCGAGCGGATCGAGCGCGAGAGCGCGTTCGCCGAGGCGCTCGTGGCCGAGGTGCACCGCGTGGTGGTCGGGCAGCACGAGCTCATCGAGCGCCTGGTGATCGGCCTGCTCAGCGGCGGGCACGTCCTGCTTGAAGGCGTCCCCGGCCTCGCCAAGACGCTGACCGTCTCGACCCTGGCGCGGGCCATCTCGGCGAGCTTCCAGCGCATCCAGTTCACCCCCGACCTCCTCCCGGCCGACCTCCTCGGCACGCTCGTCTACAACCAGCAGGAGGCCGACTTCTTCATCAAGCAGGGCCCCATCTTCGCCCACCTCATCCTCGCCGACGAGATCAACCGCGCCCCGGCGAAGGTCCAGAGCGCGCTCCTCGAGGCGATGCAGGAGCGCCAGGTGACGATCGGCGAGTCGACGTTCCCGCTGGAGGAGCCGTTTCTGGTCCTCGCCACGCAGAACCCGGTGGAGCAGGAGGGGACCTACCCACTACCCGAGGCGCAGGTGGACCGCTTCATGCTGAAGGTGGTCGTGGACTATCCGACGCGGGACCAGGAGCTCGAGATCATGCGCCGGATGGCGGCGCACGGGGCCGTGCCCGAGGCGCAGCCCGTCGTCGAGCCGCAGCAGATCCTCCGCGCCCGCTCCGTCCTCGCCGACCTTTACGTGGACGAGCGCGTCGAGGGCTACATCGTGGACCTCGTCCTGGCCACGCGCGAGCCGGCGCGCTACCGGCTCGCCGAGGCCGCCACGCTGATCGCCTACGGGGCCTCGCCGCGTGCCTCGATTTACCTCAACCGGGCGGCGCGCGCCCACGCGTTCCTCCAGCGCCGGGCCTACGTCACGCCCGAGGATGTGCGCGCCGTCGCGCTCGACGTGCTCCGCCACCGCGTCAGCGTGACCTACGAGGCCGAGGCCGAAGAGGTGACCTCGGAGCAGCTCGTCCGCCAAATCCTCGACACCGTCGAAGTCCCATGA
- the ftsY gene encoding signal recognition particle-docking protein FtsY has protein sequence MALFGFGKKEKEQERLEEGLEKTRTSFFGKLTRAVAGKDQVDDEVLDDLEEVLVTSDVGVKTTVDVIRRIEARVKRDKYVSTGDLNGIIREEIADLLLATAPDRPGDPGSESGTGFAAPLPNHPHVVMVVGVNGVGKTTSIGKIANRYKEAGKSVLLGAADTFRAAAAEQLEVWATRADVPIVRQHHGADPAAVAFDTLAAATSRGSDVVLIDTAGRLHTKGGLMDELSKVKRVMDRQVSGAPHEVLLVLDASTGQNALRQAEEFTKSVDVTGLVLTKLDGTAKGGIVIGISNEFQIPVKYIGVGEGIDDLQLFDRPAFVAALFD, from the coding sequence ATGGCCTTGTTCGGCTTCGGCAAGAAAGAGAAAGAGCAGGAGCGCCTCGAAGAGGGGCTCGAAAAGACCCGCACCAGCTTCTTCGGCAAGCTCACCCGCGCCGTCGCCGGCAAGGACCAGGTGGACGACGAGGTCCTGGACGACCTCGAAGAAGTCCTCGTCACGAGCGACGTCGGCGTCAAGACGACGGTCGACGTCATCCGCCGGATCGAGGCGCGCGTCAAGCGCGACAAGTACGTCTCGACGGGCGACCTGAACGGCATCATCCGCGAGGAGATCGCCGACCTCCTCCTCGCCACGGCCCCGGACCGGCCGGGAGATCCCGGATCGGAGTCCGGGACAGGCTTCGCCGCCCCGCTGCCGAACCACCCGCACGTCGTGATGGTGGTCGGCGTCAACGGGGTCGGCAAAACGACCTCGATCGGTAAGATCGCCAACCGCTACAAGGAGGCGGGCAAGTCGGTGCTCCTCGGGGCTGCCGACACGTTCCGCGCCGCCGCCGCCGAGCAGCTCGAAGTGTGGGCGACGCGGGCCGACGTGCCCATCGTCCGGCAGCACCACGGGGCCGACCCCGCCGCTGTCGCCTTCGACACGCTCGCCGCGGCCACCTCGCGCGGCTCGGACGTGGTGCTGATCGACACCGCCGGGCGGCTGCACACGAAGGGCGGGCTGATGGACGAACTGAGCAAGGTCAAGCGCGTCATGGACCGCCAGGTCTCCGGGGCACCGCACGAGGTCCTCCTCGTCCTCGACGCCTCGACCGGCCAGAACGCGCTCCGCCAGGCCGAGGAGTTCACCAAGAGCGTGGATGTCACCGGCCTCGTGCTCACCAAGCTCGACGGGACCGCCAAAGGGGGCATTGTGATTGGCATTTCCAACGAGTTCCAGATTCCCGTAAAGTATATCGGTGTCGGCGAGGGCATCGACGACCTCCAACTCTTCGACCGGCCCGCGTTCGTCGCCGCGTTGTTTGACTAG
- a CDS encoding BamA/TamA family outer membrane protein: MRRLALGLLWCLLAASSARAQTDPLRVASVRLSGDLDPFDDEEVRALLRTQPNREFLGLPGVTPGLWIHQLGAAGTLGGALSGAFLRSGEPPADLDLDLVEADRTRLELLYRQAGYRSALVAARVDTLSAERADVRFEIDRGPPSLIASVRYEGLDGLGADAQGRLARTTRLRLVGVRNADTLAFAARGQRLSEPDLLDERRRLLAFLRDEGFAGITRDSVRAVAFAVDSLRFDVAFRVSTGPRYDFGDVWFEVRGPETDPARADTLRVGDGTVVSAYSGEGVLETRLLARSLQFQPGASYSRSDLLATKRRLERTGVFSFTEVAPVAAGGVSTDTVPRLGHRIELRTRRRHSLRFEGFVLQRTPILPSDDAGISDSELGIGIGSSYRNANLFGGAEAFAVRLSGSVAGAIDIDEALGSWQAEAATSLTYPYLIFPFGFAERALRPFDARTRLSLGFLTARQQELGILIRGRASAGLRFTVQHSPSLTSLLDLVDLRLSDPDTFGDFEDNFLDSIEDPVVRAAILNDYTEPQINNALRYTLRATTADLFRRDQGYARDAALEVGGNLSYLLDRFVFTPDTLEGALPGLPVLGGGNELTYRPYARAIGDVREYRPVGRLSTVAAKAIVGFAHPTGTPDTVPFDRRFYAGGASSVRGWRLGRLGPGNVSSGDAFAQGGEVKLEVGMEFRTLLLRQLFAADWSLALFSDAGNVWLGPRNPSSAGRFRFDSFAREIAVGAGVGLRVAYEFLIVRFDLAWQVRSPNPDDPLFPAGNEPQFYFGIGQAF; the protein is encoded by the coding sequence GTGCGACGCCTCGCCCTCGGCCTTCTGTGGTGCCTCCTCGCTGCGTCGTCCGCCCGCGCGCAGACGGACCCGCTCCGCGTCGCCTCCGTCCGGCTCTCCGGCGACCTCGATCCGTTCGACGACGAGGAGGTGCGCGCGCTCCTGCGGACGCAGCCCAACCGGGAGTTTCTCGGCTTGCCTGGGGTCACGCCGGGCCTCTGGATCCACCAACTCGGTGCTGCCGGCACGCTCGGCGGTGCGCTCTCCGGAGCGTTCCTGCGAAGCGGAGAACCGCCCGCTGACCTCGACCTCGACCTGGTGGAGGCGGACCGCACCCGGCTCGAACTGCTCTACCGCCAGGCCGGCTACCGGAGCGCGCTCGTCGCTGCGCGCGTCGACACGCTCTCGGCGGAGCGGGCCGACGTGCGGTTTGAGATCGACCGGGGGCCGCCGAGCCTGATCGCGTCGGTGCGCTACGAGGGACTGGACGGACTCGGGGCCGACGCCCAGGGCCGGCTGGCCCGCACCACGCGCCTCCGGCTGGTAGGTGTTCGGAACGCCGACACGCTCGCCTTCGCCGCGCGCGGCCAGCGTCTGTCCGAGCCGGACTTGCTGGACGAGCGCCGCCGCCTGCTCGCGTTCCTGCGCGACGAGGGGTTCGCCGGGATCACGCGCGACTCGGTCCGCGCCGTAGCCTTCGCCGTGGACTCGCTGCGCTTCGACGTCGCCTTCCGGGTGAGCACGGGACCGCGCTACGACTTCGGCGACGTGTGGTTTGAGGTGAGAGGGCCGGAGACGGATCCCGCGCGGGCGGACACGCTGCGCGTAGGCGACGGGACGGTCGTGTCGGCGTACAGCGGGGAGGGGGTGCTGGAGACGCGCCTGCTCGCCCGTTCGCTCCAGTTCCAGCCGGGGGCCTCGTACAGCCGCAGCGACCTGCTGGCGACGAAGCGGCGGCTGGAGCGCACCGGCGTCTTCTCGTTCACCGAGGTCGCACCCGTCGCCGCCGGCGGTGTCAGCACCGACACCGTCCCACGCCTGGGGCACCGGATCGAGCTGCGCACGCGGCGGCGGCACAGCCTGCGCTTCGAAGGCTTCGTGCTGCAGCGCACGCCCATTTTGCCCTCCGACGACGCGGGCATCAGCGACAGCGAGCTCGGCATCGGGATCGGCTCGTCGTACCGCAACGCCAACCTCTTCGGCGGAGCCGAAGCCTTCGCCGTCCGCCTCAGCGGCTCGGTAGCCGGTGCCATCGACATCGACGAGGCGCTCGGCTCGTGGCAAGCTGAGGCGGCGACCTCGCTGACGTACCCGTACCTCATCTTCCCGTTCGGTTTCGCCGAGCGGGCGCTGCGGCCGTTCGACGCCCGGACGCGGCTCTCGCTCGGGTTCCTCACCGCACGGCAGCAGGAGCTTGGCATCCTCATCCGGGGCCGCGCCTCGGCGGGGCTGCGCTTCACCGTCCAGCACAGCCCCTCGCTCACCTCGCTGCTCGACCTCGTCGACCTCCGGCTCTCCGACCCTGACACGTTCGGGGACTTCGAGGACAACTTCCTCGACTCCATCGAGGACCCGGTGGTGCGCGCCGCCATCCTCAACGACTATACCGAGCCCCAGATCAACAACGCGCTCCGCTACACGCTCCGCGCGACGACCGCCGACCTCTTCCGCCGCGACCAGGGGTACGCCCGCGACGCCGCGCTCGAAGTGGGGGGCAACCTCTCGTACCTCCTCGACCGGTTCGTCTTCACGCCTGACACGCTGGAGGGTGCGCTGCCGGGGCTGCCCGTGCTCGGTGGAGGCAACGAGCTCACCTACCGGCCCTACGCACGCGCCATCGGCGACGTGCGCGAGTACCGCCCGGTTGGCCGGCTCTCGACGGTTGCCGCCAAGGCCATCGTCGGGTTCGCCCACCCGACCGGGACGCCGGACACGGTGCCGTTCGACCGCCGGTTCTACGCCGGCGGGGCGAGCAGCGTGCGCGGCTGGCGGCTGGGGCGGCTGGGGCCGGGGAACGTGTCGAGCGGCGACGCCTTCGCGCAGGGCGGCGAGGTCAAGCTGGAGGTGGGGATGGAGTTCAGGACGCTGCTGCTGCGCCAGCTCTTCGCCGCCGACTGGTCGCTCGCGCTCTTCTCCGACGCCGGCAACGTCTGGCTCGGCCCCCGAAACCCGAGCTCGGCAGGGCGCTTCCGGTTCGACTCCTTCGCGCGCGAGATCGCCGTGGGTGCCGGGGTGGGGCTGCGCGTGGCGTACGAGTTCCTGATCGTCCGCTTCGACCTGGCGTGGCAGGTCCGCTCACCTAACCCAGACGACCCGCTCTTTCCCGCCGGGAACGAGCCGCAGTTCTACTTCGGGATCGGTCAAGCCTTTTGA